The following proteins are co-located in the Arctopsyche grandis isolate Sample6627 chromosome 3, ASM5162203v2, whole genome shotgun sequence genome:
- the LOC143923260 gene encoding uncharacterized protein LOC143923260 gives MECRLCLGPAPAASSVSIFRRPDPHPERLEQRIRTCCQIQVKRSDGLPDRVCLSCKTSLELLSSFRKACFRNNESSQLRLDDCSKIKTEEVLLEDLIWDDEPSQSTIHLKNSETCLKSFSSESELILHKRSHPGEKLFNCDICLKSFISKSKLVRHLRSHTGKKPYMCEICLKSFTEKSSLQAHKKLHAGIKPHKCDICSKSYVRKDELVRHLISHTGEKPYKCEICLKSFNHKSSLKAHIKFHAGIKLHKCDICLKSFIRKDKLVIHLRYHTREKCKICLKSFTNKSTREKHKKLHAGIKPHKCNICLKSHVCKTGLLGHLRSHTGEKPYLCEICQKSFTQKSSLRAHQKLHAGIKPHKCDICVKSFISKSQLVLHLRSHTGEKHYKCEICLKSFALKSNLKEHKKLHDEKNLHKCDICSKSYVRKNRLVSHLRSHTGKRPYKCEICLKSFTEKSSLQNHKKLHAGIKPHKCDICLKSFVRKDKLVRHFRSHTGEKPYKCEICLKSFSRKSNHERHKKLHAGIKPHKCDICLKSFISKSRLVSHLRSHTGKTSYKCEICLKSYTKKSYFEKHKKLHAD, from the exons atggagtgcaggctttgtcttggaccagctccggctgcatcttccgtctccatcttccgGAGACcagatcctcatccagagcgtctggagcaacgcattcggacctgctgtcaaattcag GTCAAAAGAAGCGATGGGCTGCCAGAcagggtgtgtctttcgtgtaagaccagtCTGGAATTGTTGagcagctttcgaaaggcttgttttcgaaacaacgaatcgtctcaactgaggttagaCGATTGCtcgaagatcaagactgaagaagttttattggaagatttaatatgggatgATGAGCCTTCGCAATCGACAATTCACCTTAAGAATAGTGAAACGTGCTTAAAGTCATTTTCCAGTGAATCTGaacttattttacacaaaagatCACATCCTGGAGAAAAGTTGTTCaattgtgatatttgtttaaaatcatttatttctaaaagtaaacttgtgagacatttgagatctcacacagggAAAAAGCCTTAcatgtgtgaaatttgtctaaaatcatttactgaaaaatctagCCTCCaggcacataaaaaattgcatgctgggataaaaccacacaaatgtgacatttgttcaaaatcatatgttcgtaaagatgaacttgtgagacatttgatatctcacacgggggaaaagccatacaagtgtgaaatttgtctgaaatcatttaatCATAAATCTAGCCTCAAAgcacatataaaatttcatgctgggataaaactacacaaatgtgatatttgtttaaaatcatttattcgaaaagataAACTTGTGATACATTTGAGATATCACACGAGGGAAAAGTGtaaaatttgtctgaaatcatttactaatAAATCTACTCgcgagaaacataaaaaattgcatgctggaataaaaccacacaaatgtaacatttgtttaaaatcacatGTTTGTAAAACTGGACTTTTGggacatttgagatctcacacgggggaaaagccttacttgtgtgaaatttgtcagaaatcatttactcaaaaatctagcctcagGGCACatcaaaaattgcatgctggaataaaaccacacaaatgtgacatttgtgtaaaatcatttatttctaaaagtcaacttgtgttacatttgagatctcacacgggggaaaagcattacaagtgtgaaatttgtctgaaatcatttgcTTTAAAATCTAATCTCAaggaacataaaaaattgcatgatgaaaaaaatctacacaaatgtgacatttgttcaaaatcatatgttcgtaaaaatagacttgtgtcacatttgagatctcacacggggaaaaggccatacaagtgtgaaatttgtttgaaatcatttactgaaaaatctagTCTCCAgaatcataaaaaattgcatgctggaataaaaccacacaaatgtgacatttgtttaaaatcatttgttcgTAAAGATAAACTTGTGAGACATTttagatctcacacgggggaaaagccatacaagtgtgaaatttgtctaaaatcattttctcgaaaatctaaCCACGAgcgacataaaaaattgcatgctggaataaaaccacacaaatgtgacatttgtttaaaatcatttatttctaaaagtagacttgtgtcacatttgagatctcacacggggaaaacttcttacaagtgtgaaatttgtctaaaatcatatacaaaaaaatcttatttcgagaaacataaaaaattgcatgctgattaa
- the LOC143909685 gene encoding uncharacterized protein LOC143909685 — translation MECRLCLGPAPAVSSVSIFGDPHPERLEQRIRTCCQIQVKRGDGLPDRVCLSCKTSLELLISFRKACFRNNESSQLRLDDCSKIKTEKVLLEDLIWDDEPSQSTIHRKNSETCLKSFPSESELNLLKRSHPGEKLFKCDICLKSFIRKNGLVSHLRSHTSEKLYKCDICLKSFSHKSNLEAHKKIHAGIKPHKCEICLKSFISQSKLVSHLRSHTGEKPYKCEICLESFTEKSSLGTHKKLHAGIKPHKCDICLKSFIRKDGLVSHLRSHTGEKPYKCEICHKSFTQKSSLEKHKKLHAVIKPHKCDICLKSYVCKTELVRHLRSHTGEKPYKCEICLKSFTEKSTFEKHKKLHAVIKPLKCDICLKSFIYKSELVSHLRSHTGEKPYKCEICLKSFSHKFSLEAHKKIHAGIKPHKCDICLKSFIRKDAVVSHLRSHTGEKPYKCEICLKSFTQKSSLGTHKKLHAEIKPHKCDICLKSFIRKDAFVSHFRSHTGERP, via the exons atggagtgcaggctttgtcttggaccagctccggccgTATCTTCAGTCTCCATCTTcggcgatcctcatccagagcgtctggagcaacgcattcggacctgctgtcaaattcag GTCAAAAGAGGCGATGGATTGCCAGAcagggtgtgtctttcgtgtaagaccagtctggaattgttgatcagctttcgaaaggcttgttttcgtaACAACGAAtcgtctcaactgaggttagaCGATTGTtcgaagatcaagactgaaaaagttttattggaagatttaatatgggacgatgagccttcacaatcgacaattcaccgaaagaatagtgaaaCGTGCTTAAAGTCATTTCCCAGTGAATCTGAACTTAATTTACTCAAAAGATCACATCCTGGGGAAAAgctgttcaaatgtgatatttgtttgaaatcatttattcgaaaaaatggacttgtgtcacatttgagatctcacacgagTGAAAAGCtttacaagtgtgacatttgtttaaaatcatttagtcatAAATCTAACCTCGAAgcacataaaaaaattcatgctgggataaaaccacataaatgtgagatttgtttaaaatcatttatttctcAAAGtaaacttgtgtcacatttgagatctcacacgggggaaaagccttacaagtgtgaaatttgtctggaatcatttactgaaaaatctagcctcgggacacataaaaaattgcatgctggaataaaaccacacaagtgtgacatttgtttaaaatcatttattcgaaaagatggacttgtgtcacatttgagatctcacacgggggaaaagccatacaagtgtgaaatttgtcacaaatcatttactcaaaaatcttctctcgagaaacataaaaaattgcatgccgtGATAAAACcccacaaatgtgacatttgtttaaaatcttatGTTTGTAAAACTGAACTTGTgagacatttgagatctcacacaggggaaaagccatacaagtgtgaaatttgtctgaaatcatttactgaaaaatctacTTTTGAGAAACATAAAAAGTTGCATGCCGTGATAAAACCactcaaatgtgacatttgtttaaaatcatttatttataaaagtgaacttgtgtcacatttgagatctcacacaggggaaaagccttacaagtgtgaaatttgtctaaaatcatttagtcaCAAATTTAGCCTCGAAgcacataaaaaaattcatgctgggataaaaccacataaatgtgacatttgtttaaaatcatttattcgaaaagatgcagttgtgtcacatttgagatctcacacgggggaaaagccatacaagtgtgaaatttgtctgaaatcatttactcaaaaatctagcctcgggacacataaaaaattgcatgctgaaataaaaccacacaaatgtgacatttgtttaaaatcatttattcgtaaAGATGCATTTGTTTCACATTTTAGATCTCACACTGGGGAACGGCCATAA
- the LOC143909021 gene encoding uncharacterized protein LOC143909021, translating to MSLKKKARRFGFLLSEFNTGTMECRLCLGPAPAASSVSIFGDPHPERLEQRIRTCCQIQVKRGDGLPDRVCLSCKTSLELLSSFRKACLRNNESSPLRLDDCSKIKTEEVLLEDFICDDEPSQSTIHRKNSETCLKSFPSESEVILLKTSHPGEKLFNCDICLKSFIRKNGLVSHLRSHTSEKLYKCVICLKSCIYKSGLLQHLKSHTGEKPYKCEICLKSFTQKSSLGTHKKLHTGIKPHKCEICLKSFIHKVGLVSHLRSHTGEKPYMCEICLKSFSHKTTLEEHKKLHAGIKPYKCDICLKSFISKSKIVSHLRSHTGEKPYKCEICLKSFTQKCSLRAHKKLHAGIKPHKCDICLKSFIRKDAFELHLRSHTGEKPYKCEICLKSFTQKSNLNIHKKLHAEIKLHKCDLCLKSYVRKNELVKHLRSHTGEKPYKCEICLKSFTEKYNLQNHKKLHTGIKPYKCDICLKSFIHKFGLVSHLRSHTGEQPYKCEICLKSFTQKSSLNMHKKLHAGIKPHKCDICLKSFIRKDAFVLHLRSHTGEKPYKCEICLKSFTQKCSLNIHIKSHTGIKPHKCDICLKSFIRKKAFVSHLRSHTGERP from the exons ATGTCACTGAAAAAAAAAGCAAGGCGATTTGGTTTTTTGTTGTCTGAGTTCAACacagggacgatggagtgcaggctttgtcttggaccagctccggccgcatcttccgtctccatcttcggcgatcctcatccagagcgtctggagcaacgcattcggacctgctgtcaaattcag GTCAAAAGAGGCGATGGGCTGCCAGAcagggtgtgtctttcgtgtaagaccagtCTGGAATTGTTGagcagctttcgaaaggcttgtttacGAAACAACGAATCGTCTCCACTGAGGTTAGACGATTGCtcgaagatcaagactgaagaagttttattggaagatttCATATGTGACGATGAGCCTTCGCAAtcgacaattcaccgaaagaatagtgaaaCGTGTTTAAAGTCATTTCCCAGTGAATCTGAAGTTATTTTACTCAAAACATCACATCCTGGGGAAAAGCTGTTCaattgtgatatttgtttaaaatcatttattcgaaaaaatggacttgtgtcacatttgagatctcacacgagTGAAAAGCTTTACAAGTGTgtcatttgtttgaaatcatgtatttataaaagtggTCTTTTGCAACATTTgaaatctcacacgggggaaaagccttataagtgtgaaatttgtctgaaatcatttactcagaAATCTAGCCTCgggacacataaaaaattgcatactgggataaaaccacacaaatgtgaaatttgtttaaaatcatttattcataaagttggacttgtgtcacatttgagatctcacaccggggaaaagccatacatgtgtgaaatttgtcttaaATCATTTAGTCATAAAACTACCCTCGaagaacataaaaaattgcatgctgggataaaaccatataaatgtgacatttgtttaaaatcatttatttctaaaagtaaaattgtgtcacatttgagatctcacacgggggaaaagccatacaagtgtgaaatttgtctgaaatcatttactcaaaaatgtaGCCTCAgggcacataaaaaattgcatgctggaataaaaccacacaaatgtgacatttgtttaaaatcatttattcgaaaagatgCATTTGAgttacatttgagatctcacaccggggaaaagccatacaagtgtgaaatttgtctgaaatcatttactcaaaaatctaacctcaatatacataaaaaattgcatgctgaaataaaactacacaaatgtgacctTTGTTTAAAGTCATATGTTCGTAAAAATGAACTTGTGaaacatttgagatctcacacaggagaaaagccatacaagtgtgaaatttgtctgaaatcatttactgaaaaatataatctccagaatcataaaaaattgcatactgggataaaaccatacaaatgtgacatttgtttaaaatcatttattcataaatttggacttgtgtcacatttgagatctcacacgggggaacagccttacaagtgtgaaatttgtctgaaatcatttactcaaaaatctagcctcaatatgcataaaaaattgcatgctggaataaaaccacacaaatgtgacatttgtttaaaatcatttattcgaaaagatgcatttgtgttacatttgagatctcacaccgGGGAAAAGCCATATAAGTGTGAAAtatgtctgaaatcatttactcaaaaatgtagcctcaatatacatataaaatcgcatactgggataaaacctcataaatgtgacatttgtctaaaatcatttattcgaaaaaaagcatttgtgtcacatttgagatctcacacgggggaaaggccataa